In Patescibacteria group bacterium, one DNA window encodes the following:
- the trxB gene encoding thioredoxin-disulfide reductase, with protein sequence MYDLIIVGGGPAGFTAAIYAARRAMKTLILAKEFGGQAVYASKVENFPGFDLIPGYELMEKMKAQAERLGAEIKNVEAMEIKKEGEVFFARDKDGGSYKSRTIVLSFGAVPRKLGLPNEDKFKGNGISYCATCDAPFYKNKNVAVVGGGNAALDAALLLAKFAKQVYLIHRRDEFKAEEVRVNDARKLQNVEIISNSEVKEIKGEKNIEGVMVQRNDTGETRDLEVNGIFVEIGHIVESDFVSKMVALDERKQIVVNDKNETNVPGVFAAGDATIVPWKQIVIAAGEGAKAALTAYSYLQKIK encoded by the coding sequence ATGTACGATTTAATTATTGTCGGCGGCGGACCGGCTGGTTTCACCGCGGCGATTTATGCGGCTCGGCGCGCGATGAAAACTCTAATATTGGCCAAAGAGTTCGGCGGGCAGGCGGTTTATGCCTCCAAGGTAGAAAATTTTCCCGGGTTTGATTTGATTCCAGGTTATGAATTAATGGAAAAAATGAAAGCGCAGGCCGAGAGGTTGGGCGCGGAAATAAAAAATGTCGAAGCAATGGAAATAAAAAAAGAAGGTGAAGTTTTTTTTGCGCGCGATAAAGACGGCGGTTCGTATAAGAGCCGGACGATCGTTCTATCTTTTGGTGCCGTACCAAGAAAATTGGGTCTGCCAAATGAAGATAAATTCAAGGGTAACGGGATTTCTTATTGTGCGACCTGCGACGCGCCGTTTTATAAAAATAAAAATGTGGCTGTGGTTGGCGGAGGAAATGCGGCGTTGGACGCGGCGCTTCTTTTGGCAAAATTTGCTAAACAGGTTTATTTGATTCATCGGCGTGATGAATTTAAGGCGGAAGAAGTCCGGGTGAATGACGCAAGGAAATTACAAAACGTGGAAATAATCTCAAATTCAGAAGTTAAAGAAATAAAAGGAGAAAAAAATATTGAAGGGGTTATGGTTCAAAGAAATGATACTGGCGAGACGCGCGATTTGGAAGTTAATGGTATTTTTGTGGAAATTGGCCATATTGTGGAATCGGATTTTGTAAGTAAGATGGTGGCGCTCGATGAGCGAAAACAGATTGTAGTAAATGATAAAAATGAAACAAACGTCCCGGGAGTTTTTGCCGCCGGAGACGCGACAATAGTCCCGTGGAAACAAATAGTGATCGCTGCCGGAGAAGGGGCGAAAGCGGCATTGACAGCCTACTCTTATTTACAAAAAATAAAATAA
- the trxA gene encoding thioredoxin, with protein sequence MPEIILNDQNFENEVLKSDVPVLVDFWAPWCGPCKMMGSIVEEVAKKFEGKAIKIAKLDVDEAASTAEKYNVMSVPTFKIFKGGEIVDEFVGAQSEEEIIKKLEKIIG encoded by the coding sequence ATGCCAGAGATTATTTTAAATGATCAAAATTTTGAGAATGAAGTTTTAAAATCCGACGTGCCGGTGCTTGTGGATTTTTGGGCGCCATGGTGCGGACCGTGCAAAATGATGGGGTCGATTGTTGAGGAGGTCGCCAAAAAATTTGAAGGCAAGGCAATAAAGATCGCCAAATTAGACGTTGATGAAGCGGCATCTACTGCGGAAAAGTATAATGTGATGAGTGTCCCAACTTTTAAAATTTTTAAAGGAGGAGAAATTGTTGACGAATTTGTCGGAGCGCAGAGCGAAGAAGAAATTATAAAAAAATTAGAAAAAATTATTGGTTAA